The genomic region CAATAAGAAGAGGTGTGATTTTTTCAATCATTCTTGCTTTTTCAAGTTTACCACAGTCAATACAGTCTACACCAGGGATTTTTTCAATAAGTTCAATTGCTACTTTTTTAGCTTCATTATCATTTCCTGCTATGAGACAGTCACAATCAATTGGTTCTGGAATGTTTTCAAGAAGTGAGTTACTTATGTTACAGAATGCTGATATTACTTTTGCATCTGTTTTTTTAAGGATTTTTGCTGTTCTTTCTGCTGCTGATCCTTCCATTAAATCTACAAATCTTGCAGGTGATCCACCAATTGCTGTTTCAAGTGGTACTGTTGCATCAAGTACAATTTTATCTCCAACAAATTCTTTTATTGATTGAAGTGTTGGTTTTTGTGCAGCTAGTGGTACTGTTAATATTAATAGATCTCCTTCTTTTGCTGCATCTTCATTACACATTCCTACCATGTTTATGTTATCGTAGTCTTTGAGTAATTCAAGTGTTTCTTCTACTTTTGTTAATGCTTTTTCTTCTTTACGGGATCCGATAATTACTTCTTCTCCTGCGATTGCAAATCTTTTACCAAGGTTTAATCCTTGTGAACCTGTTCCACCAATAATTGCTACTTTCATTTTAATAACCTCATGTATTTTATTAATTAAATTTTTTCTGATTTGTAATTATTAATCATTACTATTATTTATGTTTTTAAATAATATATATAATTAATTATATATTCCACTATCTCTTTTTTAATATATTAAAAAATTTTCAAAAAAATAATAAAAATTAGTAGTTTTATTAATAATTCTACTAATTAAGATATTCCTCCATTGTATCTATATTAGAGGAACACCTGTAATTTGTGATGCTTCCATACTTAAAGCAACAAGATCTTGTTTTTCAAGTTTCTGTAAATCAGTATTACCTGCTTGTTGTGTTAGCATTTCAGCTTCTTTTGTCATTGCATTAATATAATTTGCAAGATTTTGACCACTACGTACAGGGTCAAGTCTACGTCTAAGTGTTCTTTCCTGTGTTGCTATACCTTTAGGACATCTACCATTACTACATGCTTGACATACATTACATCCAATTGCAATAAGTGCAGAAGTTGCAATATATGTAGCATCAGCACCAAGAGCAATAGCTTTTGCAACATCAGCACCAGATCTTATACCACCTGCTGCAACAAGATTAACTTCAGATCTTAAATTAACTTCTTTAAGAGCTTCATCAGCTTTAACAATTGCCTCAATTGTAGGAATACCAGAATGTTCTACAATAACATCAGGAGCAGCACCAGTACCACCCTGCATACCATCAATAACAATTATATCTGCTCCAGCTTTAGCTGCAATTTTAACATCCTCTTTTACACGACCTGCTGTAAATTTCACAATAATAGGAACTTTCCAGTCCGTAATATCACGAAGTTGACTAATTTTCATTGCAAGATCCTCAGGACCTACAATATCCATATGACGTGCAGGACTTAGAGCATCTACACCTTCTGGAATATTACGTATCTTTGCAACTTCAGCAGTTACCTTGTGTGCAAGAAGATGTCCACCCATACCAGATTTTGCACCTTGTCCAATTTTTATTTCAACAGCATCAGCATTGTTAAGATATTCTGCAGACACTCCAAATCTACCAGATGCATACTGTGCAATGAGCTTATCTGCATATTTACGTTCCTCAGGTAGCATTCCACCTTCACCTGTATTTGCAATGGTATTTGCAAGTGTAGCACCACGAGCAAATGCAAGTTTTGTTTCTTTACTTACAGCACCAAATGACATTGCACCAATCATGATAGGTGTACCTATTTCAATTGGATTTTCAGCAAAACGTGCACCTAGTGTAACTTTTGTATTACATGGTTCACGATATGAATCAATAGGAGGACGTGATACCTGTGCTGGAAGTATACTTAAATCATCAAATGTTGGAATATGACGTGTTGCTCCACATCCACGTACTTTATAGTTACCTGTCTGTGTTTTACGTCTAATTTCAGATATTGTTGATGCATCCCATACTCCACGTGTCTCATCAGGCATAGATTGAATATAAATAGCATTTGTAGGACACATTCCCTCACATATTCTACATCCAACACATCTTTCCTGATGTACAGCCATTGGTTCATCATTTATTACTTCATATACATCGTGTGGACAGTTAACATAACAGCTATAACAGTTTTTACAATTCTTCTCACGTGGCTTATCACAGAGATATCCACAACATCCAGGTCTGTTATTTTTAGATTTACATATTTCAGATCTTCTATTTACAAAAAATGCCACCTTATTTTCCCTCCTCTTTAAGTTCTTTTAATGGTTTAAATACAGGACATACTGAGTATTTTGTACCAGATGCAGCAATTACATCATTAATATCATCTGTTAGTTTTGCATATGGTTTCCATGGTTGATCTTCTTTTTTATCTACAATAACAGTTTTATCTACATATTCATTTTCCATTAAGTACTCAAGAAGTGTTGTTATTACACCACCATCTTGTGTTGGATAATCTTTTAAGCTTTTAAGTGACATTATAGATGTATATTCACCGATAGCTTTTTTATTATCAAATTTTAATTTATCTGGTGTGTATGTTCTTGGACAGATTATAAAACATGCATGACAATCATCAGGACATTTCTTGGTTGTAAATGGTTTTGTATCATCAATTTTAATAAGATCATATGGACACATATATTCACATCCACCACAATGTACACATGATGCATTATCTATAACATTAGCTTTAAGATCAACAAAGTTTGATACCATATTTTCATCAAGTATATGGCTCATTTCTACATCACGCATATAAAGTACTGGTTTTGATCTTGATTCTTTTTCTTCTATATTTTCAAGATTTCTTTTCTTTTTATTTGAAGATAATCTTTTAAGAATCTTTTCTTGTTTTTCACTTAGTAGTTTTACTTCAAAATATCCATCATCTATAGCTTTTTGTATGATTTCATCAAGCTTTTCATTTCTTATTATTACTGTTGAATATCCATCAGCTGAACCTATTGATCCTATTGAAATGTCAGCTTTTTCTGATGTTAAATCAACACAGATGTTACAGTTTTTACGTACAACATCTTGAAGATCTGATATTGGTATTTTTATTTGTGAATCATCATTTAGTGTTAAAAATCCAAATCCTTTCTCTATTCTGAATTTTTTAATATCATCATAGTCTACATCATATTGACTCATTAGGTTGCTAAGATATGAATATGAGAAGTTTTCCATACAAAATAGTCCAATTTTATATTCTATAGGTGATTGTGTATAGTGTTGTAGTTTTGCTGCAGTTAGCATCTCACATGGAGTTCCAACAAGTGCTATTTTTTCTGTCACTACTGATCAACTCCTGTTGCATCTTTTTTATTTGTTATTTTTTTGAAGTTTTTATATTGTTTATCTGTTAGTTTGAAGTCGTATTTTTCTAGTACTTCTTTTAGTTGTGCTATGTCTTCATCTGTTGTTGGACTAATTACTGCATCTTTTCCAAGACTTTTAATTTCTCCACCTACATAGATGGTTCCACGCATTATTGATTCACCAGCATCATCTGATACATCACCTAGTACTATGAGTCTTCCTCCCATCATAAGAAGTCCTGTCATAAATCCACTGTTTCCACCTATTATAACAGTTCCTCCTTTCATGATTTCTCCTGTACGTGATCCTGTATCTTTACGTATTACAACTACTCCATCATAGATTCCTTGTCCTGCTCCATCACCAGATCCACCATCTACTATTAATTCACCTTCTGTCATATTATCTCCAGCAAACCATCCAGCATTATGTGTGATGTGAACTTTTGGACCATTTATCATTGTTGCAACAAAGTATCCTGCAGATCCTTGTATTTCTAGTTCTACATCGCTTGTTAGTCCTGCTGCAATGTTGTGTTTTGAGTGTGGATTTGTAATTATGATTTTATCATATTCATCTGCATGTTCTTTAATGGATCTTGTAATCATCTTCTCTGACATATCTTTTGCATCGATTATGTATTCTTTCATGAACATCTACTCTCCTAGTTTTATCATCAATACTCATTTTTTTTTACATAGTATATGCTCGTACTTCACCTGGTGCAATTTGTTCTACATGGTCTGTTTCCATTACATCTTGTAGTGCCATTTCCTCTGATGCTATTGCAAATACTTCATCATTTTCTGCCATTACTCCTGGTCTTAGTCCTAGTTTATCTTTTGCTATTCCTATACCATTTGGTGTTCCTACAAGGAGTGAAAATGGTCCGTCAAGATCTTCTACTGCATCTTCTAATGCTTCTTCGAGTTTGTATCCTTCATGGAGTTTATCTGCTATGTAGTGTACTATACATTCTGTATCATTGTTTGATTCAAAATGATGTCCTTTACGTTCTAGTGGATCTCGTATTTTCCAGTAGTTTGTTATTTGTCCATTGTGTACAACTGTTATATCAGGTGTTATGTAGCTTTGATATGGGTGTGCATGGTATCTGTCAATTGTACTTTCTGTTGCAAATCTTGTATGTCCTATTGCATGTGTTCCTTTTATTGATTTTATATCATATCTTTCTGCTATATCTTTTACAAGTCCTACATCTTTTATCATTTCAAATGAGTGTGATCCATTTATTACACGTAGATCTTCAATTCTGTTAAGGTTTTGTATTAATGCTTCAAGAAGTTCATATTTATCAAGTTTAATTATACATCTGTATATTATGTATCCATCGGGTGAGTTGAATGTTTGTTCATTAAATATAGGTGTAATCTGTGTTAGTGTTGTTTTTAGTTGGTTTAGTAGTCCTGGTTTGTTTTTAAGTTCTACATTTAATTCATACTGGTTATCTGCAAGTTCAAGTCCTCCATAGATTGAAAATCCTGCAGAGTCAGGACCTCTGTGTTGTAGTGAATGAAGCATGTCAGTCATTTCTTTTCCGACATTATGTGTTTTTTTATCTTTATATAGTAGTCCTGCTATTCCACACATTCTATTACCTCTTCTATAAATTTTCTATGTATAAGTGTATTTTCTGTTAATTCTGGATGGAATGCTATTGCCATATATTGGTCTTGTTTTACTCCTATTACTTTTCCATCGTATTTACTTAGTATTTCTACATTATCTGCTATATTTTCTGCATATGGTGCTCTTATGAATATTCCAGGATATTTTTCTCCATCAAATTCTATTTCTGTTTCAAATGACATTCTTTGTCTTCCAAATCCATTTCTTTTCACTTCCATATCTATAAGTCCTAGTAGGATTTGGTCTTTTTTTGTATCTTTTGATAGAAGTACAAGTCCTGCACATGTACCTAGTACAGGAATTTTAGATTCCCTTATATATTCAAGTAGTCCTGTTCTTTCAAGGTGCATTCCTATTGTGGAACTTTCTCCACCTGAAATTATTAGTCCGTCACAGTCTTTAATATCTTCAAGAACATTTACAAGCTTTGTTTTTCCTTCAATTTGCATTTCATCAAATGCTTTTTGTGTCATTATTTGGTGTTCTTCTACATCTCCTTGTAAATCTAAAATTCCCATTGTTATCATTTTAATATCGTCTCACATATTTTTAAGTTTATAATTATATTTTTTTGATTGTTGATTTTTTTTTATTATAAAACCTTATCTTAATTATATATAACATTTGTATTTATTCTAAAATATAGCTAACGTTATTTAGTTAAAGTGAATATTTTTTAGTATTGTTTAGTTTTTAGTATTTTTTATTGTATATTGTTTAAAAATTAGTATTGTTTTATTTTCTTTTATTTAGAAAATCTATAACTTTGTTATATAAAAAATATTGCCGTCGAAGGAAGTATATTTCCGACTACTGTTTAAAATTAAAAAAATACTAAAAAATAATAAAAAAAATAAGATGAGGAGTTTAAAATAAAAAAAATACTATAATCCAAGTTCACGTCTTACCTCATAGGTACTCTTTTTAACAGCACGAGCTGCTTCAAGGAACTGTTTTTTCTCATCTTCTTCCATTTTAAGGGGAACAATACTTCTAATACCTTTTCTTGATAAAATTACAGGAATACCAAGTGATACATCATATACACCTTCAACTTCACCTTCAAGGTAAGTACTTACTGTTAATATTTTACGACTATTATTAAGAATTACTGAAATAATATTTGTAACAGCAAAAACAGGACCATACTCTGTTGCACCCTTACGACTAATAATAAAGTTACCAGCAGAACGTAGACGTTCAACCATCTCCTCAACACTAAGAGGTAATTTATCTGCAAAGTTCTGTATTAATACCCCACCAATTGTAGTATAACTTAAAAGTGGCACCATATGATCTCCATGTTCACCAATAACACGAGTATTAATTTCACCACTATTTATACGGAAAAACTGTGCAAGAATCTGTTTTAATCTAAGAGAATCAAGGTGATTTCCAAGACCAATAACTTTTGATTTATCAAATCCTGATGCACGAAGTGCAATTGTTGTCATTACATCTACTGGATTTGTAACAATTAATATAATAGCATCTGGTGCATACTTTGCAACAGCCTCAGAATATTCCTTCACAATCTTACCATTAGGTATAGCAAGATCAAGTCTATTCATTCCCTCTTTTCTTGGAATTCCTGATGATATAAGAACTACCTTTGAATCTTCAAGATCTTCAAAGCTACATGATGCTTTAAGATAACAATCTATATCTTCTGCTGCAAGTGCATCATACATATCTGATATTTCACCAGTTATTTTATCATAGCTACTTTCACGTCCAAACATTACAATTTCACTAACACTGTCTTCTTTTGCAAGGTTAAATGCTACATTTTTACCTATTGTTCCTGATGCTCCCATTATTGTTACTTTTGACATTTAATATCTCCATTAATTTTGAATAAAAAAAATAATTTTT from Methanosphaera sp. harbors:
- the npdG gene encoding NADPH-dependent F420 reductase yields the protein MKVAIIGGTGSQGLNLGKRFAIAGEEVIIGSRKEEKALTKVEETLELLKDYDNINMVGMCNEDAAKEGDLLILTVPLAAQKPTLQSIKEFVGDKIVLDATVPLETAIGGSPARFVDLMEGSAAERTAKILKKTDAKVISAFCNISNSLLENIPEPIDCDCLIAGNDNEAKKVAIELIEKIPGVDCIDCGKLEKARMIEKITPLLIGLNIKYKSHFGGIRITGIKKE
- a CDS encoding glutamate synthase-related protein, whose translation is MAFFVNRRSEICKSKNNRPGCCGYLCDKPREKNCKNCYSCYVNCPHDVYEVINDEPMAVHQERCVGCRICEGMCPTNAIYIQSMPDETRGVWDASTISEIRRKTQTGNYKVRGCGATRHIPTFDDLSILPAQVSRPPIDSYREPCNTKVTLGARFAENPIEIGTPIMIGAMSFGAVSKETKLAFARGATLANTIANTGEGGMLPEERKYADKLIAQYASGRFGVSAEYLNNADAVEIKIGQGAKSGMGGHLLAHKVTAEVAKIRNIPEGVDALSPARHMDIVGPEDLAMKISQLRDITDWKVPIIVKFTAGRVKEDVKIAAKAGADIIVIDGMQGGTGAAPDVIVEHSGIPTIEAIVKADEALKEVNLRSEVNLVAAGGIRSGADVAKAIALGADATYIATSALIAIGCNVCQACSNGRCPKGIATQERTLRRRLDPVRSGQNLANYINAMTKEAEMLTQQAGNTDLQKLEKQDLVALSMEASQITGVPLI
- a CDS encoding Coenzyme F420 hydrogenase/dehydrogenase, beta subunit C-terminal domain: MTEKIALVGTPCEMLTAAKLQHYTQSPIEYKIGLFCMENFSYSYLSNLMSQYDVDYDDIKKFRIEKGFGFLTLNDDSQIKIPISDLQDVVRKNCNICVDLTSEKADISIGSIGSADGYSTVIIRNEKLDEIIQKAIDDGYFEVKLLSEKQEKILKRLSSNKKKRNLENIEEKESRSKPVLYMRDVEMSHILDENMVSNFVDLKANVIDNASCVHCGGCEYMCPYDLIKIDDTKPFTTKKCPDDCHACFIICPRTYTPDKLKFDNKKAIGEYTSIMSLKSLKDYPTQDGGVITTLLEYLMENEYVDKTVIVDKKEDQPWKPYAKLTDDINDVIAASGTKYSVCPVFKPLKELKEEGK
- a CDS encoding tributyrin esterase; the protein is MKEYIIDAKDMSEKMITRSIKEHADEYDKIIITNPHSKHNIAAGLTSDVELEIQGSAGYFVATMINGPKVHITHNAGWFAGDNMTEGELIVDGGSGDGAGQGIYDGVVVIRKDTGSRTGEIMKGGTVIIGGNSGFMTGLLMMGGRLIVLGDVSDDAGESIMRGTIYVGGEIKSLGKDAVISPTTDEDIAQLKEVLEKYDFKLTDKQYKNFKKITNKKDATGVDQ
- a CDS encoding glutamine amidotransferase family protein, which produces MCGIAGLLYKDKKTHNVGKEMTDMLHSLQHRGPDSAGFSIYGGLELADNQYELNVELKNKPGLLNQLKTTLTQITPIFNEQTFNSPDGYIIYRCIIKLDKYELLEALIQNLNRIEDLRVINGSHSFEMIKDVGLVKDIAERYDIKSIKGTHAIGHTRFATESTIDRYHAHPYQSYITPDITVVHNGQITNYWKIRDPLERKGHHFESNNDTECIVHYIADKLHEGYKLEEALEDAVEDLDGPFSLLVGTPNGIGIAKDKLGLRPGVMAENDEVFAIASEEMALQDVMETDHVEQIAPGEVRAYTM
- the pdxT gene encoding pyridoxal 5'-phosphate synthase glutaminase subunit PdxT — protein: MITMGILDLQGDVEEHQIMTQKAFDEMQIEGKTKLVNVLEDIKDCDGLIISGGESSTIGMHLERTGLLEYIRESKIPVLGTCAGLVLLSKDTKKDQILLGLIDMEVKRNGFGRQRMSFETEIEFDGEKYPGIFIRAPYAENIADNVEILSKYDGKVIGVKQDQYMAIAFHPELTENTLIHRKFIEEVIECVE
- a CDS encoding malate dehydrogenase, translated to MSKVTIMGASGTIGKNVAFNLAKEDSVSEIVMFGRESSYDKITGEISDMYDALAAEDIDCYLKASCSFEDLEDSKVVLISSGIPRKEGMNRLDLAIPNGKIVKEYSEAVAKYAPDAIILIVTNPVDVMTTIALRASGFDKSKVIGLGNHLDSLRLKQILAQFFRINSGEINTRVIGEHGDHMVPLLSYTTIGGVLIQNFADKLPLSVEEMVERLRSAGNFIISRKGATEYGPVFAVTNIISVILNNSRKILTVSTYLEGEVEGVYDVSLGIPVILSRKGIRSIVPLKMEEDEKKQFLEAARAVKKSTYEVRRELGL